Proteins from a single region of Thermovibrio guaymasensis:
- a CDS encoding TolC family protein, whose translation MIRVVASLAIVLVFLFNAEANTLENLLKIAEQKDYKLTSLLYRKEADKYRTEQFRAQRRPQFSISTYFGWQEYKPYYSSEVRRTLKYYYLVLRQPVYHPEIKAKIEQSELYSKVDELKVQQEKQYIKYLVVTTLLHLSYSKTKKLLYSKLINLEFERLKRVEELIKRKKETQDTLFNIEKSYQDAKFGLRESEIEADSTLKNLELIVGKLKSKPTLNLIDSLEPFLNKAEELKGDIANNFEVRIAEENIKIARSEIDVRSYNRYPKVDLSFSYSYTSSSAVSVASKDKRAAITVDFPLYQGGLITAQKLEALALERAAIAERENTLREKRTQLEDSLERLRKATENLKYLKEKLRIDEKLIALNREGLKLGAKTVFDLLNSKESYLKDRLSAIEEVHKGLTAYLEVLYLTANLTEDNLRFANSWFKWENAEIEISNRTCKEGL comes from the coding sequence ATGATCAGAGTTGTAGCTTCCTTGGCTATAGTTTTAGTTTTCCTCTTTAACGCAGAAGCTAATACTTTAGAAAATCTTTTAAAGATAGCAGAGCAGAAAGACTATAAGCTAACTTCCCTGCTCTATCGTAAGGAAGCCGATAAGTACAGAACTGAACAGTTTAGGGCTCAGAGGAGACCTCAATTTTCAATAAGTACTTACTTTGGATGGCAGGAGTACAAGCCTTACTACTCAAGCGAAGTAAGACGAACTTTAAAGTACTATTACCTGGTCCTGAGACAACCTGTTTATCATCCGGAGATTAAGGCTAAAATTGAACAGAGTGAACTTTACAGTAAAGTAGATGAACTTAAAGTACAACAAGAGAAACAGTACATTAAATATTTGGTAGTAACTACTCTTTTGCATTTAAGTTATTCAAAAACAAAAAAATTACTGTATAGTAAGTTAATTAATCTTGAGTTTGAAAGGCTTAAGAGAGTAGAAGAACTCATTAAGAGAAAGAAGGAAACGCAGGATACTTTATTCAATATTGAGAAGTCATATCAGGATGCGAAATTTGGTTTAAGAGAATCGGAAATTGAAGCTGACAGTACTTTAAAAAACTTAGAACTGATAGTTGGTAAACTTAAAAGTAAGCCTACTTTAAATTTAATTGATTCCCTAGAACCGTTCCTCAATAAAGCTGAGGAGCTTAAGGGTGATATAGCAAATAATTTTGAGGTAAGAATTGCTGAAGAGAATATTAAAATAGCCAGAAGCGAAATAGATGTAAGGTCATACAATAGGTACCCTAAGGTTGACTTATCGTTCAGTTACAGTTATACCTCTAGTTCAGCAGTATCGGTGGCTTCAAAGGATAAGAGGGCAGCTATAACCGTTGACTTTCCCCTGTATCAAGGAGGATTGATAACAGCCCAGAAACTAGAAGCCCTTGCCCTTGAGAGAGCTGCAATAGCAGAGAGAGAAAACACCTTACGGGAAAAGAGAACTCAGCTTGAGGACAGTTTGGAAAGGTTAAGAAAAGCCACCGAGAACCTTAAGTATTTAAAAGAAAAACTAAGAATTGATGAAAAGTTGATAGCCTTAAATAGAGAAGGATTAAAGCTTGGAGCTAAAACAGTATTTGACCTTCTCAACAGTAAAGAGTCTTACTTAAAGGACAGACTTTCTGCCATTGAGGAGGTACATAAAGGCTTGACAGCTTACCTTGAAGTCCTTTATTTAACGGCTAACCTAACAGAAGACAATCTTAGATTTGCTAATTCATGGTTTAAATGGGAAAATGCAGAGATTGAAATTTCTAATAGAACTTGTAAAGAGGGACTTTAA